TTTGTCGGTAAGATTTAATGACAATGACCCAAATCAGAAACTACATATACATAGCGATACTGTTATTTAGCTTCAGTATTTCTGCCCAAAAATCGATAGATAATGATCCTGAAATACTTCAAGGTAAGATTAACTTTCGTATTGAAGAAGCTCATTCTGCTCTCGAAAATTATAATTATTTAGAAGCACAAAACAACTTAAATGAAGCCTTAAAATTAGCCGAACAACTAAATAACAAAGAAAGTTTAGGGATTATTTACACCTTCAAAGCCAGACTACAACTTACTAATAATGAAAGTGATAATGCTATAACATCACTTAACACGTCAATTGAAATTCAAAGAACCATAAAAGACGATGCCAATTTAGCAGATTCTTACAAAACTTTAGGCGAAGTATATGTTAACAAAGAAGATTACACTCAAGCTGCAGATTATTTTAAATCGGCTAGAAATCTTTTTCAACAAGAAGGCTTAGAAAAAAAATTAGCTGAAACACTTCTTGAAGAAGGAAAAACCTATATGTTTTTAAAAAATTACAGAAAAGCAAGGTCTGTAATTGATCAATCTTTGGCATTAGCAAAAAAAACAGGTGATTTAAAAACCCAAAGTAAAGCACTTGTAAAACAAGGTATTATTTATAGCAAACTAAATGATAGTAATAGAGCAATAAGCTATGCTAATGAAGGATTACAAATCGCTAAAGAAAACAATTTTGCAGGCGTACTCAATGAAGGCTATTTAGTACTAAGTAACATCAACGAAAATATAGAGAATTATGAGCAATCTACTATTTACTTAAAGCTACATTTAAAACTATCAGATTCACTAAGAAATTTAAAAATAGCTTATTCATCAACAAACAGTGACATACAAAACAAGCTGAACGCTGAAATTGAAAAAAACAAAAAGGCTAAAGAAGAATCACAAGAAGATAAAAACCTGAACACCTTAACATCTATTTTAAGTGTTGCCTTAATTACTATTTTATCGCTTTTAACCTTGTCACTTTACAAGAATAACAACATCAGATTAAAAACCAATAATATGCTTCATAAAAAAAATGGAGAACTTATTATTGCCAAAGAAAAAGCAGAATTAGCATCAAAAACTAAAGCTAATTTCTTGTCTACTGTTACACACGAGTTACGAACACCTCTTTACGCTGTAACAGGTTTAAGTAATATGTTATTAGAAGAAAACCCAAAGCCTGACCAAGTTCAACACTTAAAATCATTAAAATTTTCAGGTGACTACCTTTTAACTTTTATTAATGACATCCTTCAAATTAACAAAATTGAAGCAAACAAAGTAGATGTAGATCCCGAATCGTTCAACCTAAAAAAGAAAATAAACAATATTATTCTTGCTTTAAATAATTCAGCAAACGATAATAATGTTAAACTTCATTTTGAATATGATAAAGATTTACCTGAAAACTTTATCGCCGATCAATTAAAAATTTCTCAAATCCTTATTAACCTTATTGGTAACTCCATTAAGTTTACTAAAGATGGAGATATCTGGATTAGAATTTATAAAATAGAGCAAAAAGATAACACGTATACACTTCGATTTGAAATTGAAGATAATGGTATTGGTATTAGCCAAGAGAAACAAGACAATATGTTTGAAAGCTTTTCTCAAGGCTCTATTCAAATTAACAGAAAATATGGAGGTACTGGTTTAGGTCTTTCTATTGTAAAAGGATTAATTGATATTTTAAAAGGAAAAATCTACGTTAAAAGTGAATTAGAAAAAGGGACTACCTTTTATTTTGAAATACCTTTAGAATACACATCTGTTGAAGAGGCTAAAGAAAACAAAGTAACCTATTTTAGTGGAAATGCCGAAGACTTAGATTTAACAAATGTTAAAATTTTAGTTGTAGAAGACAATAAAATAAACCAAATGATTACCAAAAAGATTCTTACTAAAATGAATCTTAAATGTGATATTATTGACAATGGTGAAGACGCTGTAGAGATGATAAAAGCGAACAACTACAATATTGTACTAATGGATATTCATATGCCAGGAATAAGCGGTATGGAAGCCACTAAACGTGTTAGAGCTTTTGATAAAGAATTAACAATTTTTGCTTTAACAGCCGTAACAATTGAAGATAAAATGCATGAATTTGACGAAGCTGGGTTTACAGACATTATTCCAAAACCATTTAAGCAAGAAGAATTTGAGAAAAAACTTTACAACGCCCTTGCTAATAATTCTAACAAGTTTGCTTAAGAATTTGCAAACGTTTTAATTAATGTGTTAAATTCCATGTTATTATCAATAACCGTAGTTATTGGCAAATAAAACAACTTAGCCTTTAAAGACTCATATTGTTTTAATCTCATAAAATCTTTCTCGGTAGTTACAATACATGCTTTTTTATTTAAAACGGCAATATCTTCCTGAGAAAACTCATGATGATCTTTAAAATTTAAATGCTCAAAATTTAAGTTTTTATCATTTAAAAAATGAACTAACGGACTCGCATTTGCAATACCAGTAACCAAAGTAAAATTGGACAAATCATCTATTTTAATCTTAGTTTCTAAAGAAACAACCTCATTAGCATAGCCAATAGAACTAAAAAAAACATGCTGATGCGCCATCGGACTTATAAGTTCAATAATTTTATTTTTTTCATTCTCAGCCAATTCCTTTGGGCATTTAGTAACAACAATAATATTGGCACGTTTTGCTCCAGCCCTAGGTTCTCTTAAATTTCCAGATGGTAAAACAACATCTTTAAAATACGGATTCGCATAAGTTGTTAGCAAAATATTAAAACCTGCCTTTACTTTTCTATGCTGAAAAGCATCATCAAGCAAAATAACTTCAGGATTATTTTGTTTTTGCAACATTTCAATACCATTACGTCTATCAGAATCAACAGCAACCAAAACAGCTTGTTTAAATTTATTATAGAACTGAAAAGGTTCATCCCCTATAGATTCCGCAGTAGAAAACTCATTAGCCAGTTGAAATCCTTTTGTTTTTCTTTTATAACCTCTACTTAATGTAGCTACTTTATAATCAGCTTTAAGTAACGTAATTAAATACTCAATCATAGGCGTTTTTCCTGTACCACCAACACTTAAGTTTCCAACACAAATAACAGGCATGTTATAAGATGTAGATTTTTTTAAACCTAAATCGTATAATTTATTTCGCAAACTTGATATAGCATAATAAATAGGCATAACAGGAAAAGATATTTTTCTAATTAACTTCACAATAACGAAATCGGGAATGGTTATAAATACTAAGGTTCGAATATAATCAATATTTAAATCATTTGAGATTACACAAGACAGCTAAAAAATAAAAATTTACTTGTGAAAGTATAATCTTTTATCTTTGATACAAACAAAAAAGCACATGATTGTCCAAGATATAATTAATTATTTAGAAGAACTAGCTCCTTTATCATACGCCGAAAGTTTTGATAATGTTGGACTTTTAGTCGGTAATAAAAACGCAAAAATAACAGGCGTTCTTGTTACTTTAGACACCCTTGAAACGGTTGTAGACGAAGCCATTAAAGAAAACTGTAATCTTATTATTAGCTTCCACCCTATTATTTTTAAAGGCTTAAAAAAACTTACAGGCAAAAATTATGTAGAGCGCGTCGTTATAAAAGCCATTAAACACGATATTGCTATTTACAGTATGCATACGGCATTAGACAATGCTTTACAAGGTGTAAACGATATGATTTGCAATCAGCTAGAGTTAAAAAATAAACATATTTTAATTCCGCAAAGCGAAACCATAAAAAAACTAACAACATACGTTCCTAAGGATGAGGCAGAACAATTACGCACTGCTTTATTCAACACAGGAGCAGGCGGCATTGGCAATTATAACAATTGCAGTTTTAATGTAGAAGGTTACGGCACCTATAATGGCAACGAAAATTCTAATCCAACAAAAGGGGTAAAAGGAACAACACATGTTGAAGCTGAAACAAAAATATCAATAACGTTTCCAAAGCATATAGAAAATCAAGTTATTCAAACCTTATTTAAGTCGCATTCTTATGAAGAAGTGGCTTATGAAATTACCACCATAGAAAACAAAAATCAGAATATAGGTATTGGAATGATTGGTGAATTAGCGACACCTATGGACGAATTATCATTTCTAAAGCATTTAAAAACTAAAATGAACACGCCGTTCATAAGGCATTCTTCATTTCTAAACAAAAAGATAAGTAAAGTTGCCGTTCTAGGAGGCTCTGGAAGTTTTGCCATTGAAGCCGCTAAAGCATCTGGTGCTGATGTATTTATAACTGCCGATTTGAAATATCACGATTTTTTTATGGCCGAAAACAGGATTCTTTTAGCCGATATAGGACATTATGAAAGTGAGCAGTTCACAAAAAACCTTTTAGTAGCGTATCTTACAAAAAAAATTACTAATTTTGCCATCATTTTATCAAAGACAAATACAAATCCTGTTAAGTATTTTTAAAGTATGGCTAAAAAGAAAGAAGCAACTGTAGAAGAGCGATTAAGAGCGCTTTACGATTTACAACTCATCGACTCTCGTATAGATGAAATTAGAAATGTGCGTGGAGAACTTCCATTAGAAGTTCGCGATTTAGAAGATGAAGTTGCTGGATTAAATATACGATTAGAAAAACTTGTTGCAAGTTTAGAGGTTACAGACAACGATATTATTGGTAAAAAGAACCAAATTGAAGAATCTAAATCTTTAATCAAGAAATATAGCGAGCAACAAAAAAATGTTAGAAATAACAGAGAATTTAATTCTTTAACTAAAGAGGTTGAATTTCAAGAATTAGAAATTGAATTAGCAGAAAAGCATATTAAAGAATTCAAAGCGCAAATAGAACAGAAAAAAGAAGTTATTTCTGGAACTAAAGAGCGTTTAAAAGAGCGTGAAACACATTTAAAACACAAGAAAAGTGAATTAGATGCTATTTTAGCTGAAACAGAAAAAGAAGAGCATGCTTTAATTGAAAAATCTGAGGTTTACAAAACACAACTTGAAGAACGCTTAGTTGCTGCTTACAACCGTATTCGTAAAAACGTTAAAAATGGTTTAGCAGTTGTAGCTATTGAAAGAGGTGCTTCTGGAGGATCTTTCTTTACAATTCCACCTCAAGTACAAGTAGAAATTGCTTCTCGCAAGAAAGTAATTACAGATGAGCATAGTGGTAGAATTTTAGTAGATGCTGCTTTAGCTGAAGAACAAAAAGCAAAAATGGAAAAAATGTTTTCTAAACTATAGTCCATTTTAAAACATAAAATTAAGAGCCTTCATTTTTTGAAGGCTTTTTTTATGCCTAATAATTTGGACTTAGCAGTTAGCAAAGCAAAGCTTTAAGAGCGTAATTCCGCGTCGAATGGTACTTTAGTAATTTCCTAAGATTGATTTGATTTTTAGGCTTAGTTTATCCTGAGCGAAGTTGAAGAGGATTTTCATCATGGCAAAATAACCAAACTATTTTAAGGTTTCGTACATTTATTCGTCTAAGAAAAGAAAAAACATGAAACGAATCATCCCATTATTAGCATTAGTCCTATTTTTCAGTTGCCAAAATTCGGCACAAACAAATAAAAAACAAGAAGCCATAATTAATGCCGAACCTGTGCAAGTACCTATTACAAACGGAAAAGCAAAAGCTTATTTTGCTAGTGGGTGCTTTTGGTGTGTAGAAGCCATTTACGAAAGTGTAAAAGGTGTTGAAGAATCTATCTCTGGATATTCTGGCGGACATACAAAAAACCCAACTTACGAGGCTAGTAACACAGGAAGAACAGGACATGCCGAAGCTGTTGAAGTTATTTACGACCCAAAAGTAGTAAGTTTTGAAACCTTAGTAGATGTCTACTTTGCATCACAAAATGTAACACAAGTTAATGGACAAGGTAATGATATAGGTTCGCAATACCGCTCTATTATTTTCTACCAAAACGAGGCACAAAAACAAATCATTTTAAAAAAGAAAGAAGCCTTAGCTAAAAAACTGAATGCTAAAATAGCAGCTGAAGTTTATCCGTTTCAAAAATTCTGGAAAGCCGAAGACTATCATCAAAACTATGAAAGGCTACACCCAAACAATAGCTATATCAGAAATGTTTCTATCCCAAGATTAAATAGGTTTAAAGCAAAGTTCCCTAAAGAATTATTAAAAAAAGGGCATTAGAATTTCAATTTTCAAAAAGCCTCCAACAAATACTTGAACTTGACTTTGTAAAAAATTTCAGCTACCTTCGTTTGACAT
The nucleotide sequence above comes from Flavobacteriaceae bacterium HL-DH10. Encoded proteins:
- the msrA gene encoding peptide-methionine (S)-S-oxide reductase MsrA; translated protein: MKRIIPLLALVLFFSCQNSAQTNKKQEAIINAEPVQVPITNGKAKAYFASGCFWCVEAIYESVKGVEESISGYSGGHTKNPTYEASNTGRTGHAEAVEVIYDPKVVSFETLVDVYFASQNVTQVNGQGNDIGSQYRSIIFYQNEAQKQIILKKKEALAKKLNAKIAAEVYPFQKFWKAEDYHQNYERLHPNNSYIRNVSIPRLNRFKAKFPKELLKKGH
- a CDS encoding Nif3-like dinuclear metal center hexameric protein — its product is MIVQDIINYLEELAPLSYAESFDNVGLLVGNKNAKITGVLVTLDTLETVVDEAIKENCNLIISFHPIIFKGLKKLTGKNYVERVVIKAIKHDIAIYSMHTALDNALQGVNDMICNQLELKNKHILIPQSETIKKLTTYVPKDEAEQLRTALFNTGAGGIGNYNNCSFNVEGYGTYNGNENSNPTKGVKGTTHVEAETKISITFPKHIENQVIQTLFKSHSYEEVAYEITTIENKNQNIGIGMIGELATPMDELSFLKHLKTKMNTPFIRHSSFLNKKISKVAVLGGSGSFAIEAAKASGADVFITADLKYHDFFMAENRILLADIGHYESEQFTKNLLVAYLTKKITNFAIILSKTNTNPVKYF
- a CDS encoding ATP-binding protein translates to MTQIRNYIYIAILLFSFSISAQKSIDNDPEILQGKINFRIEEAHSALENYNYLEAQNNLNEALKLAEQLNNKESLGIIYTFKARLQLTNNESDNAITSLNTSIEIQRTIKDDANLADSYKTLGEVYVNKEDYTQAADYFKSARNLFQQEGLEKKLAETLLEEGKTYMFLKNYRKARSVIDQSLALAKKTGDLKTQSKALVKQGIIYSKLNDSNRAISYANEGLQIAKENNFAGVLNEGYLVLSNINENIENYEQSTIYLKLHLKLSDSLRNLKIAYSSTNSDIQNKLNAEIEKNKKAKEESQEDKNLNTLTSILSVALITILSLLTLSLYKNNNIRLKTNNMLHKKNGELIIAKEKAELASKTKANFLSTVTHELRTPLYAVTGLSNMLLEENPKPDQVQHLKSLKFSGDYLLTFINDILQINKIEANKVDVDPESFNLKKKINNIILALNNSANDNNVKLHFEYDKDLPENFIADQLKISQILINLIGNSIKFTKDGDIWIRIYKIEQKDNTYTLRFEIEDNGIGISQEKQDNMFESFSQGSIQINRKYGGTGLGLSIVKGLIDILKGKIYVKSELEKGTTFYFEIPLEYTSVEEAKENKVTYFSGNAEDLDLTNVKILVVEDNKINQMITKKILTKMNLKCDIIDNGEDAVEMIKANNYNIVLMDIHMPGISGMEATKRVRAFDKELTIFALTAVTIEDKMHEFDEAGFTDIIPKPFKQEEFEKKLYNALANNSNKFA
- the lpxK gene encoding tetraacyldisaccharide 4'-kinase, with the translated sequence MKLIRKISFPVMPIYYAISSLRNKLYDLGLKKSTSYNMPVICVGNLSVGGTGKTPMIEYLITLLKADYKVATLSRGYKRKTKGFQLANEFSTAESIGDEPFQFYNKFKQAVLVAVDSDRRNGIEMLQKQNNPEVILLDDAFQHRKVKAGFNILLTTYANPYFKDVVLPSGNLREPRAGAKRANIIVVTKCPKELAENEKNKIIELISPMAHQHVFFSSIGYANEVVSLETKIKIDDLSNFTLVTGIANASPLVHFLNDKNLNFEHLNFKDHHEFSQEDIAVLNKKACIVTTEKDFMRLKQYESLKAKLFYLPITTVIDNNMEFNTLIKTFANS